The genomic region AGCATGATCGCCCGGGTATCGGGATCAGAGCCCAGATAGTCGATGACGTCGCCAAAATCGACGTCATCGCATTCACCCAGTGAAATAAAGTGGGAAAAACCGATTCCACGCGCAGCAGCCCAGTCGAGAACGGCGGTACACAGGGCACCCGATTGCGAAACAAAGGCAATCTTGCCATTACCAATGCTTTGATGGCTAAAGCTGGCATTCAGGCCGATGCCCGGCACCATCAGGCCAAGACAATTCGGACCGAGAAGACGCATCTTTTTGGAGGCAGCGATATCAAGCATCGCCTGTTTGACTGTGCGGTTGTCATCATATTGTTCTGCACTCAGGCCAGCAGTCAGGACAATCGCCGCAAGGCAGCCTTTTTCGGCCAGGCATTCCATAACCGGAACAACACCTTTGGGCGGAACACAGATGACAGCAAGCTCTGGCACCACCGGCAGGCTATTGACGTCGGGGTAGGCCAGAACGCCGCCGATTGACTGACTGCGTGGGTTCACCGGCATGATCGGCCCGTCAAATCCACCCGCAAGCAGGTTCTTCATAATCACGCTGCCAACGGAGTGCGGCCGATTGGAAGCGCCAATCACGGCGACCGATTTCGGTTTAAACAGATGATCGAGGTTGATTGTACTCATCGCCAGTTTGCGCCTTGTCCTGTGTGGGCTGGCCTGATTTCGGCCAACTCGCCCTATATGGTGATGCATGCGCTGTTTTTTCAGCGCACCATCATGATGCAGTGCGATATTTTAGAGCGATGCCAATTATATTGATTTGCTGTGCATCAATAAAGCGCTGCCAACACGAAGTTTTTATGGCAGTGCGGTGCAGCAGGCTATGGGGAGCGTGAAGTACGGAGATCTTGCGTCACGATTAATGAACGTGACCATGATGCCCGTCGTCAAATCGCGCGGACTCTTCAAGCCAGGCTTCCACTTCATCCTGTGAACTCATGGCGAGCGCGATTTCAAGGTCGGCTTGGACATGGGCCAGGCTGTCGAACATCGGGCACCAGCCAAACGCCTGTATCCGGGCATCGGTCGTCGACGAGATCGTGAACAGATCCCCGTCAATCGGGTGTACCAAGCCATGAATGACCCCGCCTTCGCCCGTAATCAACCATCCGCGGGTCGGTCCGGACAGGGTGGCGAGTTCAACTTCGCGAAGGTCGATTTTGATTGTTCTCATGGGGTAAACATCCGTGTTTTGACGTTCAAAAGCAAAAGGGACCGAACATTACGTTCGGTCCCTTTTTAATTGGCTCCGGCAGCAGGACTCGAACCTGCGACCCAATGATTAACAGTCATTTGCTCTACCAACTGAGCTATGCCGGATCAGGTGCCGCGCGTCTTTCGATGCGCGTGGCAGGTGTATAATCAAACAGCCCGTGGCCCGCAAGACCTTTTTTGAGAAAATCCAGCCAAAATCGCGTCTTTTTCCAGCATGGCTGCGACAGGTTATCGGCAAGCGCGATAATGATGGAAACCATTTCCCAACTGGTTGAATTGGATCACGTAAAGCGCATCGTGTTCTGTGGTCGGGAAGGGGCAAATCACACTTGGAATAACTGCGAAATGATATTGGCCCGAAAAGCATAAACCCCCGGAACAGAGTTCCAGGGGTTTATGGCTCCGGCAGCAGGACTCGAACCTGCGACCCAATGATTAACAGTCATTTGCTCTACCAACTGAGCTATGCCGGATCAGTGGAGGCGCGAGCCGGAATCGAACCGGCGTGCAAGGATTTGCAGTCCTCTGCGTAACCACTCCGCCATCGCGCCTTCGCGTTGGCTGGAGCGGTGTATAGCCGCAACAAACGCACCCCGTCAAGCACCCAATTTTACATTTTTCCGAAGGCTTGGGGATTAGTGCTACGAAAAAGAACAAACCGCCCGGGAAAACTTCCCGGGTGGTCGTAAAAGCTTATGGGAATGTCATCCCGCAGTTGGTCTGTGGACTAACCTTTAGCTTTGCCAAAGCGGTTTTCAAGCCACGGTTTCAATCGTTCCTCGCGGACCTTGCTCGGTGCAAAATCGAGGTTTGCGATGGTACCGAGACTGTTTTCAACCTCAAACGGAATGGTGGTGTTTGGCCCTTCAATGGTGACTTCGCCCTTGGCACCCTTGGTCACTGGCTCGCTGAGCGACACTTTGGTGCCACCGGCTGAAATGTCGATGGTTTGACCACGGATCGATTTTCCGCCAACTTTTACCGTCACTGCAAACTGTGCATCAAAACGTGGGTCTTTGCGGCGGTTCACCTCCGGAGTGGCCGTGCGAACGATTCGAACAAGACTGGTGCGGAGTTCAGCAATGCTTGCATCGACTTCTTCGGCGATCTTGTTCATGTCGGCCGCGCGGGTGAGGTTGTCTTGCGCTTCGGAGGCAACATGACCGATCTTTTCGGTCACTTCGTTCGATGCTTCCGCCGTCTGGACAACGTTACGGGCAATTTCCTGTGTCGCGTCATCCTGTTGACGGACATTGACCGCGACGTTTGATGCAACCTCGTCAACCTTGCGGATGCTTGCTGTCATTTGCTGAACAGCGGACACCACCGATCCTGTAACATTCTGGATTTCACCAAGTTGACGGGTGATTTCCTCGGTCGATTTTGCTGTCTGGTTGGCCAGATTTTTGACTTCCTGCGCAACCACGGCAAAACCTTTGCCCGCATCACCGGCACGGGCCGCCTCGATGGTGGCGTTCAGGGCCAGAAGGTTGGTCTGGGCAGCGATGTCGCCAATAAGTTCTGCGACTTCACCAATGCGATCAACGCTGTCTTTAAGCGACGTCACAGTTTGTTCGGCACTCTGTCCGGCCTGATTGGCTTCAGCGGTAAGGGACGTGGCTTCCTCGATCTGGCGGCTGATTTCGCGGATCGATGCGGCCAGTTCTTCGGACGCACCAGAAACGGTTTCGGCGTTTGCCAAGGCTTCGTGGGCGGCAGCCGCAACACTTTCAGAGTTTTCCGACACGCGTTCGGACGAACCGGCCATGTCACCAGCCGCTTCATTCAGGCGCTGCGTTTGGTCAATGATCGACTGAACAACCTTTTGCAGTTCTTTCTCGACCGTTTCGGCCAATCCGCGCAAGGCGCCGATACGCTGGGTGTTGGCTTTAGCTTCGTTTTCGTCACGCTCCAGACGGTTATAGGCCAGTTTCGCATGGAGGGCGCGAATCTGCTGAGTCAGGGACTTGAAGTCCGGCATTTCAGGAAGCGGGATCAGGTAGGAGGAGTCGTTTCTGGAAATGGCTTCGAAATGGCCTTCCATGACCGCAAGCGGCTTGCGGAATTTACGGATCAACCATGCGCCATAAATAACTGTCAGAATGCCAGCCAACAGGAGTAGGGCGCTAACAATTGCGACAGTGACAAAGAAGTTAGTACGTGCGTCTTCGACCAGTGTGCCAACGATATTGTTCTGAGCAATGGAAAGGTTGCCGATCTGTTCGGTCAGGGGATCAATCGTCTGATACAACTCATCCTTGACCAAGGCATCGAGGGCCGCGGTATCTTTGGCGACAAAAATGCCGCGCAGGCGACTGATCAGTTCGTCTGCCGGCGGGATAAGATTCTGGACCTGTCGGACGATATCGGCTTCTTCCGGGTCAATGCGGCGCCCGAAATAGATATCAAGGTTGTCCTTGATGCGCTTTTCCGCAAGATCGACGCTTTCAATGCCTTCCTGCCATGTAAAATTGCCATTGCGGACCTTGTGCGATGCATCCACGACAAAGACAGCATAGTCATCGGAAACCTGTTTCAGAAGGTTTAGCGGTTTGACACGGTTTTCATAAACGCTCTCAAGTCGTCGCTCTATCTGGAGCTCGCCATAAAGAGCATAACCACCAATCACCAGCATCAAAACAAACATCGTCCCAAAGGCTAGGGTGAGGCTACCCTTGATGCTGGCAAGGAAGTTTTTAAATTTCGCCATCGGGCTGGTATCGATGATGTCACCATATTCCAGCCCGACGTTTTTTGCCGCACCGCTGCGAATGTCATAATAGACTCGTTCTGCGGTGTTCTTTTCGGCCTCGGTCGGTTTTGTGCGGATAGAAATAAATCCGTTCACTTCGCCGTTTTCGATGGTCGGGGTGACATTGGCACGCACCCAATAGTGATCACCATTCTTTGTGCGGTTTTTAACAAGTCCCTGCCATGGCAACCCCGCCTTGATGGTCTCCCACAAGTTTGCGAAGGCTTCCTTTGGCATGTCCGAGTGACGGACAATGTTATGGGCGGAGCCAGAAAGCTCTTCTTCACTAAAACCACTGATATCAACGAAGGCCTGGTTCGAAAACTGGATACGTCCCCCGGTATCTGTCTTCGAGACGAGGATATCCTCGTCTTTCATTTGAATTTCGCGATTGGTAACAGGACCATTATCACGCATGTTAGAAGTTCCCCTAGATTGGAGCGTGTCACGTCACGCTGCGCGCTGCTATCGAAAGGTATTTTTGCAAGCAATGCTTACAGTTAGAATATGAAAATATACATAGGTATAGTATTCTTGTTTAGAGATGCATTATTGTGCTCAAAGACATTTTTCAATGCTTCGTTTGCGGAATATTGTCATTGATCTGCTGCAAACCGGGTGAAATTGCTTTGCGACGTCATCGCGTGCAGGCCAAAAGAACAGAAAATCCACGACCAAAGAGGGGTTTGCGCTTGATCCGTGGTTGTCAGGTGCTTAAGTGCTGACTATAAACAGGGCAATTGCCGCAGCCGTCTTTGGGGACAACAAGAGGACTGTGGTCTGTTTCTCGCGAGAATTTTCAGGTCAGATAATCATGGATTACCAAATCGCGCGCCATAACATGGTGGAAAATCAGGTTCGGACCAACAAGGTTACCGATCCGCTGGTCATTGCAGCGATGGAAGGGGTTCCGCGCGAACTGTTCCTGCCGGAAGGCAAGCGCGGCGTTGCCTATATCGACGAGGATATCGCCGTGGGTGCCGGGCGTTTTGCCATGGAGCCGATGGTGATTGCGCGCCTTATGCAAAATGCCGAGATCGCTGAAACGGATGTTGCCCTGGTGATTGGTGCCGGGTACGGCTATTCCAGCGCGCTGATCTCGCGCGTGGCAGAAACCGTGGTGTCTGTCGAAAGCGACAAGGATATGGCTGCCGCTGCCGAGGCCACCTTCCAGAAGCTCAACTACGACAATGTCATTGTTGTCGAAGGTGATCTGGCATCAGGGTATGCCAAACAGGCTCCTTATAACGTCATCGTCTTCGATGGTGCTGTTGCAGAAGTTCCGGCCGGTATCCTTGAACAGGTTTCCGAAGGTGGTCGATTGCTCGCCGTGGTGCGTGAACCGGGCAAGGTAGGTGTTGCACGCCTTTACGAGCGCGAAAACGGTGTCATCGGGCATCGCGATCTGTTTGATGCGAACATTCCGTATCTTCCGGGATTTGAGCCGGCAGAAAGCTTTGTATTCTGATTGAGGTTTGACGGTGCTCGACATCAGTTGTGCTGAACTTGCGTCACGGCTTGATGCGAATGCACCGATTGCCTTGCTTGATGTCCGCGAAGATTGGGAACTTGAAATCTGCGCGATAGATCAGGCGCTCCATATTCCTCTTTCCCAACTATCGGGAAGGTTGGATGAACTGGCGCCTGATATGCCTTTGGCGATCATTTGTCATCATGGCGTTCGCAGTCGCCATGCGGGCCTGTTGCTTGAGGATCATGGATTTAAAGAGCTTTTTAATGTTCGCGGCGGTATAGATGCATGGGCGCTTGAAGTTGAGCGCGATATGAGCCGCTACGATTGAAAACGGCGATGACGGAGAAACGGGGCAAATTACTTTTTTTTGATGCAAATGCCTCTTTTCTTGGAAAATTTTCCTTCCGTCGTTACCATACGTGAAACTGCGCCGGGGTCGGGACTTGGTGTAGGATTTTACAAGGGTAGATAAATGATCAAACGGTTCTTGCTGACCTGCAGTATTCTGGCGACCGGCGGCATTGTTGCCAGCGGCGCTTCTGCAGAAAGCCTGGAAG from Thalassospira indica harbors:
- a CDS encoding methyl-accepting chemotaxis protein is translated as MRDNGPVTNREIQMKDEDILVSKTDTGGRIQFSNQAFVDISGFSEEELSGSAHNIVRHSDMPKEAFANLWETIKAGLPWQGLVKNRTKNGDHYWVRANVTPTIENGEVNGFISIRTKPTEAEKNTAERVYYDIRSGAAKNVGLEYGDIIDTSPMAKFKNFLASIKGSLTLAFGTMFVLMLVIGGYALYGELQIERRLESVYENRVKPLNLLKQVSDDYAVFVVDASHKVRNGNFTWQEGIESVDLAEKRIKDNLDIYFGRRIDPEEADIVRQVQNLIPPADELISRLRGIFVAKDTAALDALVKDELYQTIDPLTEQIGNLSIAQNNIVGTLVEDARTNFFVTVAIVSALLLLAGILTVIYGAWLIRKFRKPLAVMEGHFEAISRNDSSYLIPLPEMPDFKSLTQQIRALHAKLAYNRLERDENEAKANTQRIGALRGLAETVEKELQKVVQSIIDQTQRLNEAAGDMAGSSERVSENSESVAAAAHEALANAETVSGASEELAASIREISRQIEEATSLTAEANQAGQSAEQTVTSLKDSVDRIGEVAELIGDIAAQTNLLALNATIEAARAGDAGKGFAVVAQEVKNLANQTAKSTEEITRQLGEIQNVTGSVVSAVQQMTASIRKVDEVASNVAVNVRQQDDATQEIARNVVQTAEASNEVTEKIGHVASEAQDNLTRAADMNKIAEEVDASIAELRTSLVRIVRTATPEVNRRKDPRFDAQFAVTVKVGGKSIRGQTIDISAGGTKVSLSEPVTKGAKGEVTIEGPNTTIPFEVENSLGTIANLDFAPSKVREERLKPWLENRFGKAKG
- a CDS encoding protein-L-isoaspartate O-methyltransferase family protein produces the protein MDYQIARHNMVENQVRTNKVTDPLVIAAMEGVPRELFLPEGKRGVAYIDEDIAVGAGRFAMEPMVIARLMQNAEIAETDVALVIGAGYGYSSALISRVAETVVSVESDKDMAAAAEATFQKLNYDNVIVVEGDLASGYAKQAPYNVIVFDGAVAEVPAGILEQVSEGGRLLAVVREPGKVGVARLYERENGVIGHRDLFDANIPYLPGFEPAESFVF
- a CDS encoding rhodanese-like domain-containing protein, encoding MLDISCAELASRLDANAPIALLDVREDWELEICAIDQALHIPLSQLSGRLDELAPDMPLAIICHHGVRSRHAGLLLEDHGFKELFNVRGGIDAWALEVERDMSRYD